The DNA region TCGAGGTTGGGAAGCGCATACAAGGTATTGAGGCCGCTGATGAACTCCCCGGCGTGAAGGTATTTCACGCGGGAACCGACAAGCGCGATGGCGCGTTCTACACATCTGGAGGGCGCGTGCTGGGTGTAACTGCTCGCGGCACCACATTGCAGGAGGCGGTTTCGCGCGCCTATGAAGCGACCGGGAAGATTCACTTCGAGGACATGCACTACCGCAAGGACATTGCCGTCCGGGGTCTGAAGCAAGCCGCAAAGTAGCAGTGAACGCGCAAATGGTATGCGCTGATTTCATTTACAAGAACCGCAGAGGTGCGATGACACACAGAACGCTCGTTTCAATCGTGATGGGTAGCGACTCGGATCTCGAGGTGATGAACGAAACCGCAAAGGCACTGGACGAGTTCGGCATTGGCTATGAGATCGACATCGCTTCGGCGCACCGTTCGCCCGCCCGAACCGGCGAACTGGCGCGCAGCGCACGGAAGCGCGGCGTGAAGGTGATCATTGCGGGAGCGGGCGGCGCCGCACACCTCGCGGGCGTAATAGCCGCCGAAACCACTCTGCCGGTGATTGCAGTGCCGATCGCCTCGACGCCTCTGAACGGACTGGACTCCCTGCTCGCGATGGTGCAGATGCCCGCAGGCATTCCCGTTGCGACAGTCGCGATCGGAAGAGCTGGCGCGACGAATGCCGGTATTCTGGCCGCGCAGATACTCGCCGTTGGCGATGAGTCCGTAGCAAAAAAACTCGAAGCGCACAAAGAGAAGCTGGCCAACGGAGTGGAAGTAAAGTCCAGGAAATTGCAGGAAGCTCGCGCAAATAAGCGATAGCGCGGCGAGCGGCTCATCCGAGCTAACGCACCTCAGCAGCAATAGAACTTTTTGCAGGCTGCTGGAACTAAGTTCTTTGAAGGGGCACGCCGTCTGGCGTGCGCTGATTGAAAAGGGGGCTTTAAGCCGCTGAGTCCGTGTTTGCTGCCTGTTAGAACAAGCGCTCCTGACGGCGCAGATTTCCGAACGTGCCCACGTTCGCCAGGGTAAACGCGAAGCGAAATTGATTCTCATTTCGCACGGAGCCGAGCGCGAAGCGCCGGTATTCCACGCTGACGCCACAACAATCCCAGTTATAGCTGGTCTGCGCAGACGAGTATTGCAGGAACCCGAAATTGGCATCGAACCCGGTGCTGGCGCCTGCACTGAAACCGCGCTTGTTCGGATGTCCGAAGCCGAGCAGGATGCGGAACTGGCTGAATCGCTCCTGCGCATCACTCGGCCCAAGGGTCATCACCTCGCCCGGCGCGTGCAGGAAGGCGTGACTGCCGCCAAAGAAGAAATCGCCTATACGGTAGTTCGCCAGCACGGTGCTGGCGTTAATGCGGCCTTTCCGCGGATCGTAGTCGAGGTTCCATTGCACGTCGGTGTTGGCGCTGGTGAGCACGCGCAGACGAGAGACGAAGGGCGACAAGCGGCGTGGCTCGGTCAGAAAGGCGATCCCGGTTAAGTCGGCGGTAGTAGTGAAGACGTTGCGCCGTCCCGGGACGAGTGCGCCACCGAAGTCCTGGTTCAAGAAATACTTTTGCGCGAGCTCCCAGCGCAACACTTCACGAGTTACAACGCCGGAGTCCTCACAGCGCTTCGGCACGGCAGCCTCGCCGGCGATGGTGCCCGCCTCATTTTCGTTGCCCTTGCGCTCTGGTTGCACTTCGGGCGCGCACTCACGTTGTTTGCCGTTGCCCGTGCGTTTGGCGTAGATACTGTTCACGAATCCAACTTCGACTTCGCTGGTGTTGCTCAAAATATCGCGGGCGTCGAAGCGAATGGTCGCCGGAAAGGAATCGACACCGGCGACGTAACGATAGATGACTCGCGGCTCAATGGTGTGCTTGAGCTTGCGGTCGAGGACGGTGCGATCAAAGACGCGAGAGATGCTGGGGGGACGTAGCTCGACGGCCCCTTCTACTGCATGGCGCTCCAGCGTGTCATTGATGAGTGTGCCGACCGTTGTCGGCGTGGGTTGCAGTCGCTGAGTGTAGAAGGTGTCGCGTAGTCCGGCATCCGCACGCAGGCTCCAGCCCTTGATTATCAAAGGCAGTGAGAGACGCGGGGCTAAATCGAAGCGTCCGACGAGATCGGCGGTGACAAAATCCGGTTCGCGGCGGGTGACGCCTTCGGCAGAGGCATCGAACGACCACATCGCGCGCGTGCCGCCGATGCGGCGCTCCACGCTGGATGCCTCGAAGGTCGGCGCGTGCGCGATCAGGATGCGGTCCCCGGGCGCGGTGCTTTGGAAGTTCTGGTAACGCGAACTCATGCCGCCGAACGAGAACCCGTTATAGCTCTTCGAGATGAAGACGACCGACTTGACCTCTGAGTTGACGGCCTGCGAAAACGTTTCCGAAAAAGCGAGCCGGAAGAGGAACGAGCTGAGATAGTTCACGTTCGTCACCGCACGGAATCCGTGCGGCAGTTCGATATCCGTATTGAGTCGAATATCTTGGCCGCCCTGATCCTGCCCGGTGGGTCCAAAGCCGCGATCGAAAACGCCGAAGTAGCGCAGTTCGACGTTTGACTTCTCACTGGGCCTGGCGCGGAATTCGCCGTGCTGGCTCCATCCCCGCCGCGAGAAGTATTCCGCTCCTATCGTCGCATCGGCACTGCGGTTAATGGCCCAAAAAAACGATTCGCCGAGGATGTTGCCCTTGCGCGAAGACCGGCCGATGGTGGGGATCAGGAATCCACTTTGCCGGCCGAGGTTCTCAACCGGATGCTGCACATAGGGAAAGTAGAAGATCGGAATGCGCCGTATGCGAAACGTACTGTGATACATCTTCGCATCTTCGCCAACCACGACATCGATCTTTTCGGCCTCGAAGGTCCACTTGGGCTTGGGCATCGAACACGAAGTGATGCTGCCTCGATGCACGATAAGGCGGTCGCGCCCACTCTTCTCGACGAGCTTGCCGGAGAAGACGAAAGGATTCGAGGTGGTGAGTACGACGTTGCGTCCACGAAAACTCGCGCCGACGGTGCCGATGACGTTGTAGAACTTGCCGCTTTCCGTGTTGACGTTGTAAGTGGCGCGACTGGCTTCCAGGTGTTCATCGTGCGGACCGCCGTCAAACATGACATGGCCGATCGCCTCAAGATCGCCGGAAGCGGAGTTGTACGTGATCTCGGTAGCGCGGAAGGTGAACATGCGGAAGCTCACCTCGACCTCGCCGCGGAGGCGGTAAATATCCCCGGATTTTTCCTGTTCGCGCGCGCGGATGATCACTTCCTCTCCGGGCAGAGGGCGCTCCAGTCCGGTAGCAGGGCGTGTGGAAGCTGCGGCTGCAGGCTGGCTGGGGACGTTGGGTGGCAATTCTTGCGCAACTAGCCACTGGCTGGTAACTAGCAACCAGAGTAGAAGGAAGTGACTTACGAGTTTTACTGTGATATTCAATCGTCTGCGGCAAGTCATTGGCACGTACTTGTTCGAACTTCGCAAGGTAGCACGCAACAGCCTACCCGGCAAAGTTGCTTTGAAGTCTCGGCAAGTCGTGCTGGACAAGCCGCTCGCTCTGGTTCTCCCAATCCGTTGATGGTCTCTTCGTTC from Clostridia bacterium includes:
- the purE gene encoding 5-(carboxyamino)imidazole ribonucleotide mutase, whose amino-acid sequence is MTHRTLVSIVMGSDSDLEVMNETAKALDEFGIGYEIDIASAHRSPARTGELARSARKRGVKVIIAGAGGAAHLAGVIAAETTLPVIAVPIASTPLNGLDSLLAMVQMPAGIPVATVAIGRAGATNAGILAAQILAVGDESVAKKLEAHKEKLANGVEVKSRKLQEARANKR
- the lptD gene encoding LPS assembly protein LptD; protein product: MIIRAREQEKSGDIYRLRGEVEVSFRMFTFRATEITYNSASGDLEAIGHVMFDGGPHDEHLEASRATYNVNTESGKFYNVIGTVGASFRGRNVVLTTSNPFVFSGKLVEKSGRDRLIVHRGSITSCSMPKPKWTFEAEKIDVVVGEDAKMYHSTFRIRRIPIFYFPYVQHPVENLGRQSGFLIPTIGRSSRKGNILGESFFWAINRSADATIGAEYFSRRGWSQHGEFRARPSEKSNVELRYFGVFDRGFGPTGQDQGGQDIRLNTDIELPHGFRAVTNVNYLSSFLFRLAFSETFSQAVNSEVKSVVFISKSYNGFSFGGMSSRYQNFQSTAPGDRILIAHAPTFEASSVERRIGGTRAMWSFDASAEGVTRREPDFVTADLVGRFDLAPRLSLPLIIKGWSLRADAGLRDTFYTQRLQPTPTTVGTLINDTLERHAVEGAVELRPPSISRVFDRTVLDRKLKHTIEPRVIYRYVAGVDSFPATIRFDARDILSNTSEVEVGFVNSIYAKRTGNGKQRECAPEVQPERKGNENEAGTIAGEAAVPKRCEDSGVVTREVLRWELAQKYFLNQDFGGALVPGRRNVFTTTADLTGIAFLTEPRRLSPFVSRLRVLTSANTDVQWNLDYDPRKGRINASTVLANYRIGDFFFGGSHAFLHAPGEVMTLGPSDAQERFSQFRILLGFGHPNKRGFSAGASTGFDANFGFLQYSSAQTSYNWDCCGVSVEYRRFALGSVRNENQFRFAFTLANVGTFGNLRRQERLF